GAGAGGAACTGGCGTTCGAACTCCTTGTTCTCACCGACGTACGAGGAGGTCATCTTGCGGATGCGATGAGCGTGCAGCAGCACCCCGAGACCCCAGTCGTCGACGCCGCAGTTGTTCGACACGACGGAGAGGTCGGTGGTGCCCTGCGCGAGGAGCGCCTCGATCAGGGCGATGGGGTTGCCCGAGAGGCCGAAGCCTCCGACGGCGAGAGAGGCCCCGTCGGGGATGTCGCGGACGGCCTCCGCGGCGGAGGGGACGGTCTTGTCGATCACACGCGACTCCTTCGTTCGAGGTGCGTTCTCCATCCTTCGTGCGCGGCCCGTCGGCGGCAGCATCCGTTCTTGCCATGTGGAGATCGTCGGGTCTAGCGTCCATATGGTGGACACGAGGCGAACGGCGGATGCGGTGGCCGGCACTCAGGCGGTCACCAGGGCGGCGAGGCTGCTGCGGCTCGTGACCGCCGCAGGGGCCGACGGCGTCACGGGCGCGGAGCTCGTCGAGCGCTCCTCGCTCACCCGCCCGACGGTGCACCGCCTGCTCGCCGCCCTCCGCCAGGAGGGGCTCGTCGACCGCGACGACGACACCGGGCGATGGATGCCCGGCCCGGAGCTCTACCTCATGGGCACCGTCGCCGCGGCCCGGTTCGACATCACCGCGGCCGCCCGCGACATCGTGCGCTCGCTGGCGGTGCGCACCGAGGAGAGCGCCTTCCTGTCGGTGCGGCGGGGCGACGAGACGGTGTGCCTCGTGCGAGAGGAGGGAAGTTTCCCGATCCGGTCGTTCGTGCTCTCCGAGGGAGTGCGCTTCCCCCTCGGCGTGGCGTCCGCGGGGCTCGCGA
This portion of the Microbacterium hatanonis genome encodes:
- a CDS encoding IclR family transcriptional regulator, producing MVDTRRTADAVAGTQAVTRAARLLRLVTAAGADGVTGAELVERSSLTRPTVHRLLAALRQEGLVDRDDDTGRWMPGPELYLMGTVAAARFDITAAARDIVRSLAVRTEESAFLSVRRGDETVCLVREEGSFPIRSFVLSEGVRFPLGVASAGLAILAFLPPHDVDAYLSRHPELGERWGASHGEHRLRSRLRETQERGYAVNPGLIVEGSWGMGAAVFTRQGDPQWALSLTGVEFRFGAERQAELGRTLLAHAHQLTTRLAAR